TTCGGAAGTCTCTGTCAATGACTTCTCATACATCCAGATTCCTGACCTGCTTGGCGTGCGTCTGGATGAAACGCTTGCGCGGGGGCACCGCTTCGCCCATCAACATGTCGAAGGTGCGATCAGACGCCGCCGCGTCCTCGATGGTCACCTGCAGTAGGGTGCGGTTCTCCGGGTTCATGGTGGTAGACCACAACTGCTCTGGATTCATTTCGCCCAGACCCTTGTAACGCTGCACGACCAGGTTGCCGCTGTCGCTCCCCATCTCCTTCACCAGGCGATCCTTCTCTGCATCCGAGTAGGCGTAGCGCTGATCTTTGCCCTTCTTGACGAGATAAAGGGGCGGTTGCGCGATGTACAGATGTCCCTTTTCGATCAACGACTCCATGTAGCGGAAGAACATCGTCAGCAGCAGCGTGCGGATGTGGCTACCGTCCACGTCAGCGTCTGTGTTGTGCAGCGCTATGCCGCCGACGCCGGCGATGAAGTTTTCGTCTCCTTCAACCGAAAAGTCGTAAACCTTGCGCTTGGACGCCGGCGTCTGGTGTACCGAACGAACTGCAAGACCAAGCAGATCACCGCGCAGCGGGGTGGCTGCATGCGGTCCGCCATGACCAGCATCGGTTGCCAGCCAACTGCGCACGTCAGGCGCCCGCTGATGATCCTGCCAGATCAACGCCAGGGTAGTCATGGCCCCGCGCCCGGACACCGTCACGTGAAAGGCCGTGCGCCGCGTGATGACCGGCTTGCCGCGAATCAAACCGCTCGGCTGCCCCGTCGGCTCACGCTGCGACAAGGATGCTGTCACCCCATGCGCGGCCAGCAGATACATCAATTGGTTGGCCAGCAGCTCCGATGTCGTCGTGAAGGACATCGCGCGTGTGCTCAGGGTGCCGTCGCCGAGGAAATAGCCGCGCAGGAACGCAATCTGCATGGATTGGTCTACATTGAACACAAGATCAGGAATGTGCTTGCTTTCGGCATGGACGCCGTCGAAGCCGAACAGCAGACGGAACACCGCCGTGACGACTCGATTCAAGATTCGCAGCTCATGCGCACGCCCATCCGCTGCGGCATACCAGGTTGGCTCCAGTCCAAAGACTCGCTTGATCGCCTCCGTGAGTTCAGGCACCAGGGCTTCGTTCCGCTTTCCGATGGACAGGCGCACACCGTTGCGCTGGCTCAGGGAGCCTTCAGCCACAAAGAAGCCAAGCAGCAGCATGAGCGATTCATCAATGGGCAAGTAACGCGGCACTCCCTGGTCGGCGTAATGGCGCGGAGTCAGACAGATGTTGTCACCTAACAAGGTCAAATCAGCGTCCTGCAGCCGCGACAGAGTCACGTAATTGCGCACGCGATTGGCCGGCGCAGCCCGATACTGCGTGTTCCAGATATGATCCAGGCGACTGTTCCCCACCGTGACCTGGGAGAGAACCGTTTGTCTGTTGATACCCAGCAGGTCCACATAACGAAGGAAATGGTCCAGGGCGGGACGACCGCTGCCTTTTTCCCAGGCATAGTACGTGACCGGTTGACGAATTCCCACCGCCTCACAGATGTCAGCCTGACTCAGGCCCAGGGCCTGGCGCTGCGCCTTGAGCAAGTTGCCAACGTCGGGTGGAATCGTCACCCGCGGCTCCACCATCTGCGGGGCGTCGGCATATTCAGCGCGCACCGTGGCCTTGTACCACGCCTCGACGCCAATGCCGCGCACCACCAAGTCTGTGTCCAGGGCCTCATCCAGCGCCAGGAAGGCCTGGAGAAGGTCAAGCTGCGCCGGCGCCGGCTGGCTGAGCGGCAATCGTCCGGGTGCAACCAGGAGATCGCCGGGGCGAACCTCGTCGCCCCGCTTGAGCACCGGCTTGCCATCCGCATCGGCCACAAAGACGCTGTGCTCGCCGGTCACTCGCACACTCCGGCCATAGGTCGTCTTGATCTCGAAGAGCGGGCCATCGTGATCGTGGCGCAGAACGGCCTTGATGGGCTTGAAGCGCACCTGGCCCGACGTCGCGTCGAAACAGATCACTTGATAGGCTGACGGATTCGCGCCCGTTTCCCACAGCCAGTCAATGAACGGCCCTACCCGCTCGGCGCAGATGCGCCCGGCCGGGTCCTTGACGAAGGTCAATTCCTCGCCATCCACGCTCATAATCACAACCCGGCCATAGCGCAGGTTGTCCAGCGAGAAATCGTTGCCAATGCCGGTGCCCAGGGCGGTAATCAGGGCTTGAATTTCGCGATTGGCCAGCGATTTCTCCAGCCGCGCCTTCTCCACATTGAGGATCTTGCCGCGCAGAGGCAAGATGGCCTGGAACCTGCGATCACGACCCTGCTTGGCACTATTATGGACGAATACGCCGCTCGCCAGGGCAAAATTGTGTGAATGCGGCACCTCGATGTCGTATACGTCTATCCATTCTGCCAATCTTTCGACCACCGCCACACGATGATTGTAGTTTGCTGGTTCTTTCATGTCCGACAGCTTACGATACAGGGGCATTAGTGAATCCCCATTGGCAAGTGATGCTGCTGGCTTGTAACTTCCATCTCGGAGCATGAATGGATGATCGGGCGTGCAGACAATCGTCTCTCCATTATCGAGCGTGACGCGGATGACTTCCGCGCCAGCCTTCGTCATGCGAGGGTTGACGATCTGCTCCAAGCCGATTTTGCCGTCATGGCGTATCGTATAGCAGAAATGCTTCAAACCGGCCTGGTGTTCGGCAACGATCTCCTTGAGACTCAAGGCTCGCCCATCTGCCAGCGCAATCTGTGTCTCTCCCGAAAAACAGCCTCCGGCCGAATCTCCTTCTACGATATAGATCTCTGCCTTACTCGGATCGCGTTCGGAGCAGTCGGCCAGTTTGCCGGGGAGGGTCATGCTCTCCAGCGCGCTCTTGCGGAAGACCAGGTCACGCGCCTGGCGGGCCGCTTCGCGCGCGCGCGCCGAGGTGCGGCACTTTTCCACAATCGCCTTCGCCTCTTTGGGGAACTGCTCCATCCATGCGTTCAGCGCCTCGACCACAGCCGATTCCACCTGACCGCGAACTTCGGCGTTGAGCAGCTTGACCTTGGTCTGGCTCTCGAACTGCGGGTCCGGCAGCTTGACGCTGACGATGGCGGTCAGCCCTTCTTTGGTGTCCTCACCAGTGAAACTGGCGTCGCCTTCCTTGATGAAACCGATCTTGCGCGCATAATCGTTGAGCGAACGCGTCAGCGCGGAGCGCAGGCCGGTCATGTGACTGCCGCCGTCCGGGGTGTTGATGGTGTTAGCAAAGCTGTAGCTGGATTCGTTATAGCCATCGGTATACTGCACCGCGACTTCGATCTGTGTGCCATCCACTTCCCTCTGCGCGTAGATCGGCTCGTGCAGTACCGCGCGGTTCTTGTTCAGATAGCGCACAAAGCTGCTGACGCCGCCCTCGAAGTAGAAGGTGGTGGCATGGGGATAGGCCACCTGCTGCCCCTGTTTGTCGAACGCGCCGCGTTCATCCATAAAGGTGATCTTCAGGCCGCGGTTCAGAAACGCCATCTCGCGGAAGCGCTGCAGAAGCGTCTCGTAGCGGTATTCCAGGACCTCGAAGATGGTGGGGTCGCGCAGAAAGGTGATGATCGTGCCGGTATCGTCCTCGGGCACATCGCCGATGATCTCCAGTTCGCTGACGGGCGTGCCGCGCTCGAAGCGTTGGCGGTAAATATGGCCGTGACGCCGCACGCGCACCTCCAGCCAATCCGACAGCGCGTTGACAGCCGAAACGCCGACGCCGTGCAAACCGCCCGACACCTTGTATCCGCCGCCGCCAAACTTACTGCCGGCGTGCAGTTTGGTCAGGACAACAGTGACGGCCGGCTGGCCGGTCTGCGGTTGAATGCCCACCGGGATACCGCGGCCGTTGTCAATGACGCTGACGCTTTCATCGGGGTGAATCACCACCTCGATGTGCGTGCAATAGCCTGCCATGGCCTCGTCAACCGCATTATCGGTGACCTCATACACCATGTGATGCAGCGCCTTGCCGTCCGTGCCGCCGATGTACATGCCTGGGCGGCGGCGTACTGCCTCCAACCCTTCGAGTACCTGAATATCACTGGCTTCGTATTGCATCTCAGGCCGGTTGCCGTTCGCCCCGTTTTGTTTTCCTGCCATCTTATGTCTCCTCCGGCTCTATGTGCATGGTCTACTATTTCTGCGGCGCTCACTTGACCCCCATGGCGCCCCATGCGCTTGTGAGCGTGCGGGTCATTCATCATCGTTCTGCGGCGGTCGGGAGATCGCCGCTCGCAAGTCCTTACGCTGTCGCCAGGTTGGTGATGTCCGCCTGCCAGCGCTGCATGCGGTCGCGATAGAAAATAAACACGCCGATCAGCAGCCCGGTGCCGAGTGCGGCATTGCCCAGGATGCCGATCGCCATCCCAAGCGGCCCGCTTGCCAGGCGCTGCCACACCAGGCTGAAGCCAGTGCCGATCAGGTTCAGCACGATGACCAGGCCCATGGTGCTGAGCAGATTGCGCGCCGCCAGGTTGATGCTGCGCCAGATGCCCTGGCGCAGACCGACCTCATCCAACACCAGCGCAGGCACCATGAAGGTAAAACCGAGCCGGACCCACCAGCCAACAAATACGACCAATGATACCGCGAACAGGGTGCCGGCCGCGCCTCCCACCAGCGTCAGCACGCCGGCGAACAGCGCCAGGGGGATACTGGCCAGCGCCAGTAGCAAACCGATCAACAGGGTGAAGATCAGCAGACGCCCCAACGTGCGCACAAAACTGCGGGCCAGGGCGGGCAGCGACAAAGGCGCGGCGCGCACATGCTGGGCAATGAGCACCAGGTAGAGCGCGCCGATAATGACACTGAGGATGAGCAGGCCCACCAACCAACCGGTCAGCGAGCCAAACGATGACAGATCGAGTCGTCCTGCCTGGCGTGTGATGCTCTGACCCAGACCAATGTCACTGATCAGGCTGGGCGTCCCCAGCAGGCCGTTGGCCAGGACCGACAACAGGTTGTATTGATCGCCGAATTGGGTCAGCAGTTGACGGCTGGCATCCAGGGCTTCCTGGTACTCGCTGGTCAAGGTCGTGCCTGGTGGGGCCTGCACGGCAGCCACCAGTGGCGTCATCAGGGGTTGTACCGATAATTGGGGGCCAAGCCAGAGGGCCACATCGAGTAGAACCGGTACGAGAATGAGCCAGGGAGCGCGGGCCAAAACCCGAAATCCGGCTGCAATGCTTTCGATGACGCTAAGTTTTGGTGTTGTTTCGCTATTCACCGGCCTATTTTACCACAAACAGGCCGGAAATGCGAACAAAGGTGCGATACAGCAGCGTATCAGCGCGCACGGCAACCAGCTTGACAAGTTGCGCTATCCTGTCTAAACTGTGATTGTAAGGTGATGGTCCTGATCTATGGTGCATACCCCTCGCGGGTAAAGGAGCTCTTGTTGTGAATATCCTCGGAACCCTTTCCGTTTTTCCCCACATCCCCGAGCGCATCCAACGCCTGCACGAATTAGCCGATAATTTGTGGTGGAGTTGGAACCCCGATGCGCAGGCCCTCTATGCCACCCTGAATGTGTCTCTGTGGGACAGCCTCGCGCACAATCCCGTCAAGTTTCTGCGTGAGGTCAGTCAGAAGAGCCTCAACCAGGCCGCCGGCGATGAGAACTACACCGCACTGTACGACCGGGTCATGGCTGCATTCGACGCCTACATGCACCCGGACGCCACCTGGTTCGATCAGACCTACCCGGAATTGAAGGGCAAGAGCATCGCCTATTTTTCGGCTGAATTTGGCCTGCACGAAGCGCTCCCCATCTATTCGGGCGGCCTCGGCGTCCTTTCGGGCGATCATTGCAAGGCCGCCAGTGACTTGGGCCTGCCGTTCATTGGCGTGGGTTTTCTCTATTCTGGCGGCTATTTTACCCAACGCATCACCGGCGATGGCCGCCAGGATGCATTCTACAGCAAGATCAAGTTCGACGAAGTGCCAACGACGGCCGCGCGCAACAGCAACGGCGAGGAGGTCATTGTCAAGGTTGACCTATCGGGCCGTGCGGTCTACGCCAAAATCTGGAAGGTCCAGGTGGGACGTATCCCGCTCTTCCTGATGGACACCGATGTGCCGCTCAACGACCCCCAAGACCGCGAGCTGTCGGCCCGGCTGTACGGCGGTGATAACGAGATCCGCATCTCGCAGGAGATCGTGCTTGGCATCGGCGGCGTGCGGGCCATACGCGCGTTGGGCTACGACCCCGCCGTCTGGCATATGAACGAAGGCCATGCGGCCTTCCTGGGCCTGGAGCGCATCCGCGAACTGGTGCAAAATCAAGGGTTGACTTTCCAGCAGGCGCTGGAGGTTACCCGCGCCAGTTGCGTCTTCACCACGCATACGCCGGTGCCTGCAGGCCATGACGCCTTCGGTTTCGACATGATGGACAAACACTTTGGGCACTACTGGGGCCAATTGGGTATCAATCGCGAGGCCTTCCTGCAGTTTGCGCGCCAGGATCAGCCCTGGGGCGCCACCTTCAGCATGACGGTGCTGGCGTTGCGCTGCTCCGGACAGGCCAACGGCGTCAGCAAGCTGCATGGCGAAGTCTCGCGCGAAATGTGGACCTGGCTGTGGCCCGGTACTCCGGCAGCCGAGGTGCCCATCGGCCACATCACCAACGGCGTACACACGGAAACCTGGCTCTCGCCCGCGCTGTGTCCCCTGTTCGATAAATACCTGGGCACGGACTGGCGCATGCGCATTGACGATCCCACGCTCTGGCAGGGTGTCTACAACATTCCGGATGAAGAGCTGTGGTCGGCGCTGCAGGAAGGCAAGGAGCGCCTCTTCCGCTTCATGGAGGCACGCGCCACAAATCGGGCCTACCGCATGGGCGAAGGGCCGGCGCGGCTCAAGCAGATTGCCACCTTCTTCAGCCCGAATACCCTGGTCATCGGCTTTGCCCGCCGCTTCGCAACCTACAAGCGCGCCACCATGATCTTCAGCGATGTGGAGCGCATCAAACGCCTGGTGTCCAACCGCGAACGCCCGGTCATGATTCTGTTCTCGGGCAAGGCACACCCGGCCGACGAACCGGGCAAGGAGTTCATTCGCCAGATCTGCCAGATTGCCCAGCACCCCGATTTCGAGCACAAGGTGATGTTCATCGAGGACTACGACATGAACATCGGGCGCTACCTGGTGCAGGGCGTAGATGTCTGGCTGAACAACCCGCGGCGCCCGCGTGAAGCCAGCGGCACCAGCGGTCAAAAAGCCGCGCTCAACGGCTGCCCCAATTTGAGTGTCCTCGACGGTTGGTGGGCTGAGGGTTACGACGGTCGCAATGGCTGGTCTATCGGCGAAGAACGCATGTACAAGGATGAGGCTACGCAGGACGCAGCTGACGCCCTGTCCCTCTACACCACCCTGGAAGATGAGGTCGTGCCGGCCTATTACCAGCGCGACGACGATGGTATTTCTCGTCGCTGGCTGAACATCACGCGGGCCTCGATGAGCAGTGCTGGCTGGCTCTTCAGCATGGCGCGCATGATCAAAGAGTACACCACCGACATGTACGTGCCGGCCGCGCGTCATGACGCGGTGATGAGCGCCAACGGTTACGCACGCGCCCGCGAGGTGGCCGAGTGGAAGCATCGCGTCCAGTTCCACTGGCCGCAGATGTTCATCGAAGCCAGCGGCCCGCGCGATG
This genomic window from Candidatus Amarolinea dominans contains:
- a CDS encoding helix-turn-helix domain-containing protein, giving the protein MQYEASDIQVLEGLEAVRRRPGMYIGGTDGKALHHMVYEVTDNAVDEAMAGYCTHIEVVIHPDESVSVIDNGRGIPVGIQPQTGQPAVTVVLTKLHAGSKFGGGGYKVSGGLHGVGVSAVNALSDWLEVRVRRHGHIYRQRFERGTPVSELEIIGDVPEDDTGTIITFLRDPTIFEVLEYRYETLLQRFREMAFLNRGLKITFMDERGAFDKQGQQVAYPHATTFYFEGGVSSFVRYLNKNRAVLHEPIYAQREVDGTQIEVAVQYTDGYNESSYSFANTINTPDGGSHMTGLRSALTRSLNDYARKIGFIKEGDASFTGEDTKEGLTAIVSVKLPDPQFESQTKVKLLNAEVRGQVESAVVEALNAWMEQFPKEAKAIVEKCRTSARAREAARQARDLVFRKSALESMTLPGKLADCSERDPSKAEIYIVEGDSAGGCFSGETQIALADGRALSLKEIVAEHQAGLKHFCYTIRHDGKIGLEQIVNPRMTKAGAEVIRVTLDNGETIVCTPDHPFMLRDGSYKPAASLANGDSLMPLYRKLSDMKEPANYNHRVAVVERLAEWIDVYDIEVPHSHNFALASGVFVHNSAKQGRDRRFQAILPLRGKILNVEKARLEKSLANREIQALITALGTGIGNDFSLDNLRYGRVVIMSVDGEELTFVKDPAGRICAERVGPFIDWLWETGANPSAYQVICFDATSGQVRFKPIKAVLRHDHDGPLFEIKTTYGRSVRVTGEHSVFVADADGKPVLKRGDEVRPGDLLVAPGRLPLSQPAPAQLDLLQAFLALDEALDTDLVVRGIGVEAWYKATVRAEYADAPQMVEPRVTIPPDVGNLLKAQRQALGLSQADICEAVGIRQPVTYYAWEKGSGRPALDHFLRYVDLLGINRQTVLSQVTVGNSRLDHIWNTQYRAAPANRVRNYVTLSRLQDADLTLLGDNICLTPRHYADQGVPRYLPIDESLMLLLGFFVAEGSLSQRNGVRLSIGKRNEALVPELTEAIKRVFGLEPTWYAAADGRAHELRILNRVVTAVFRLLFGFDGVHAESKHIPDLVFNVDQSMQIAFLRGYFLGDGTLSTRAMSFTTTSELLANQLMYLLAAHGVTASLSQREPTGQPSGLIRGKPVITRRTAFHVTVSGRGAMTTLALIWQDHQRAPDVRSWLATDAGHGGPHAATPLRGDLLGLAVRSVHQTPASKRKVYDFSVEGDENFIAGVGGIALHNTDADVDGSHIRTLLLTMFFRYMESLIEKGHLYIAQPPLYLVKKGKDQRYAYSDAEKDRLVKEMGSDSGNLVVQRYKGLGEMNPEQLWSTTMNPENRTLLQVTIEDAAASDRTFDMLMGEAVPPRKRFIQTHAKQVRNLDV
- the glgP gene encoding alpha-glucan family phosphorylase — translated: MNILGTLSVFPHIPERIQRLHELADNLWWSWNPDAQALYATLNVSLWDSLAHNPVKFLREVSQKSLNQAAGDENYTALYDRVMAAFDAYMHPDATWFDQTYPELKGKSIAYFSAEFGLHEALPIYSGGLGVLSGDHCKAASDLGLPFIGVGFLYSGGYFTQRITGDGRQDAFYSKIKFDEVPTTAARNSNGEEVIVKVDLSGRAVYAKIWKVQVGRIPLFLMDTDVPLNDPQDRELSARLYGGDNEIRISQEIVLGIGGVRAIRALGYDPAVWHMNEGHAAFLGLERIRELVQNQGLTFQQALEVTRASCVFTTHTPVPAGHDAFGFDMMDKHFGHYWGQLGINREAFLQFARQDQPWGATFSMTVLALRCSGQANGVSKLHGEVSREMWTWLWPGTPAAEVPIGHITNGVHTETWLSPALCPLFDKYLGTDWRMRIDDPTLWQGVYNIPDEELWSALQEGKERLFRFMEARATNRAYRMGEGPARLKQIATFFSPNTLVIGFARRFATYKRATMIFSDVERIKRLVSNRERPVMILFSGKAHPADEPGKEFIRQICQIAQHPDFEHKVMFIEDYDMNIGRYLVQGVDVWLNNPRRPREASGTSGQKAALNGCPNLSVLDGWWAEGYDGRNGWSIGEERMYKDEATQDAADALSLYTTLEDEVVPAYYQRDDDGISRRWLNITRASMSSAGWLFSMARMIKEYTTDMYVPAARHDAVMSANGYARAREVAEWKHRVQFHWPQMFIEASGPRDGQLTVGEPVEINATVRLSGLTPSEVAVEIVHGFQDGAVGFTDEPMQLVGRTNDGGYLYRGLLAPAASGQIIYGVRIVPVHPDLFNKHEMALVRWA